One region of Chryseobacterium muglaense genomic DNA includes:
- a CDS encoding tetratricopeptide repeat protein: protein MVAQNNVTTKELKIKISNNTKLYKVNIDEAYKELNHLIKESVVLKDSISEMKLLDRKCRYFYSKNMMDSLIITSENLQKKSYQYKDIYFEAMSNIYIAETYSINKFPDKAIAYLNSAYKILQKGDTNSQKIFYAKANVLSSFANIYLDKNQPKEAAKKIYEQIESGKQLKDKYERDNFQYLNYANLANIYSQINADSAYHYAKKSILIKPGDVDDDKSMIDNYSVIGKVYKDKGNYESALKNFHKALLISKKTGTEINTNQIYHSLKEIYEILKVNDSINFYGNKIEQYELKTLKSKYNSLQEVINKDKKEQENSQNALWFWIVPALTAIAAIIFFAYKRKGKKNHETINENQIKPDINLSEAYHDLMELLEKRDPAFIFAFENIYPDFSSKLLAKSADLQQSEIEFCALLKMKLTTKEIAKISFIETRTVQNKKYRIRKKLDIPQNIDIYHWIDQV from the coding sequence ATGGTAGCACAAAATAATGTTACTACTAAAGAACTGAAAATCAAAATCAGCAACAATACCAAACTTTACAAAGTTAATATTGATGAAGCATACAAAGAACTAAACCATCTTATTAAAGAGTCTGTTGTTCTGAAAGATTCTATTTCGGAAATGAAACTTCTAGATAGAAAGTGCAGGTATTTTTACAGTAAAAATATGATGGACAGCCTGATTATTACCAGTGAAAATCTTCAAAAAAAATCTTATCAATATAAAGACATCTATTTTGAAGCGATGTCTAATATTTACATTGCAGAAACCTACTCTATCAATAAGTTTCCCGATAAAGCGATTGCTTACCTAAACTCAGCTTACAAGATTCTACAGAAAGGAGATACGAATAGCCAAAAGATATTTTATGCAAAAGCTAATGTACTCAGCAGTTTTGCCAATATTTACTTAGATAAAAATCAACCTAAGGAAGCTGCAAAAAAAATTTATGAGCAAATTGAAAGCGGAAAACAATTAAAAGACAAATATGAACGCGACAATTTTCAGTATCTGAATTACGCTAATCTTGCCAATATTTACAGCCAGATAAATGCTGATTCTGCTTATCATTACGCTAAAAAATCAATTTTAATAAAACCTGGAGACGTTGATGACGACAAATCAATGATTGACAATTACTCTGTAATCGGAAAAGTCTATAAGGATAAAGGAAATTATGAAAGTGCTTTAAAAAACTTTCATAAAGCACTTCTTATCAGCAAAAAAACAGGAACTGAGATCAACACCAACCAGATATATCATTCTCTGAAAGAAATTTATGAAATTCTCAAAGTAAATGACAGTATCAATTTTTACGGAAATAAAATTGAACAATACGAACTGAAAACTTTAAAGAGTAAATACAATTCTTTGCAGGAAGTTATCAATAAAGATAAAAAAGAACAGGAAAACTCTCAAAATGCTTTATGGTTTTGGATTGTGCCTGCCTTAACAGCTATTGCAGCAATTATCTTTTTCGCCTATAAAAGAAAAGGTAAAAAGAATCATGAAACTATAAATGAAAATCAAATAAAACCGGATATCAATCTCAGTGAAGCGTATCATGATTTGATGGAGCTATTAGAAAAAAGAGATCCTGCATTTATTTTTGCATTTGAAAATATCTATCCTGATTTTTCGTCTAAGCTCTTAGCAAAAAGTGCAGATTTACAACAGTCGGAAATAGAATTCTGTGCTCTTTTAAAAATGAAACTGACCACCAAAGAAATTGCCAAAATCAGTTTTATTGAAACAAGAACCGTTCAAAATAAAAAATACAGAATTCGAAAAAAATTAGATATTCCTCAGAATATCGACATCTATCATTGGATAGATCAGGTTTAA
- a CDS encoding T9SS type A sorting domain-containing protein produces MVKISPFNFGKAFATIGIFANLISVNAQQWENVGASANVSAGGSSYNNLITDGSGNYYLSYYDTSVSKGSVQKFDGNNWSYLGGSPGITNGIALYNSLSVDPSGNVYYTNQGTGLEVRKFSSNAWSALASATTNTVNFHASSVSPSNVLFTYSSDGSGTVRRFGNNTWEQVGNAGFSSGASFAEMVIGTNNKVYTCNVSSGVRVYENSTTATSSDNWSLVGGAMVDTSSSSGEQYTSDIAIDSYNNLYVAYISNSTNGRKINVKKYNGTAWTQLGSANFSAKAVQHLAIAVSSNGIPFVVASQWDSSDGNHLKNTVYKYDSTANAWSTFGGNFVSDGQATYNDLAVDNLNNYLVLTYTQGNTQVKRISLASILSVQDIKKDNFEVYPNPTNGIIKIKGDAKIKSVEITNTAGQFLGNLPEAQQIDLTPFTKGVYYIKINLEKGKPIVKKIIKK; encoded by the coding sequence ATGGTAAAGATCTCCCCTTTCAATTTTGGAAAAGCTTTTGCAACAATAGGAATTTTTGCAAATCTAATCTCTGTTAATGCCCAACAATGGGAAAACGTAGGAGCTTCTGCGAATGTTTCTGCTGGAGGCTCAAGTTACAATAATCTGATTACCGATGGTTCTGGCAATTATTATTTGTCATATTATGATACTTCAGTTTCAAAAGGTTCTGTGCAGAAATTCGACGGAAATAACTGGTCGTATCTTGGCGGAAGCCCAGGAATTACAAACGGAATTGCACTTTACAATTCTTTGAGTGTAGACCCTTCCGGAAATGTTTATTACACCAATCAAGGAACCGGATTGGAAGTACGAAAATTTAGCAGTAATGCATGGTCGGCTTTAGCAAGCGCAACTACAAATACTGTTAATTTTCATGCTTCATCTGTATCTCCTTCAAATGTGTTATTTACGTATTCTTCTGACGGATCTGGTACAGTAAGGCGCTTTGGGAACAATACCTGGGAACAAGTAGGGAATGCAGGCTTCTCAAGCGGAGCATCATTTGCAGAAATGGTGATTGGCACAAATAACAAAGTGTACACTTGTAACGTTTCAAGCGGAGTAAGAGTTTATGAAAATAGCACCACAGCAACTTCTTCAGATAACTGGAGTTTGGTAGGCGGTGCAATGGTTGATACTTCGTCATCTTCCGGCGAACAATATACTTCAGATATCGCAATAGATTCTTATAACAATTTATATGTTGCCTATATCTCAAATTCTACAAACGGAAGAAAAATAAATGTAAAAAAATATAATGGCACAGCCTGGACGCAACTAGGAAGTGCTAATTTTTCGGCTAAAGCAGTTCAACATCTTGCTATCGCGGTCTCTTCCAACGGAATTCCGTTTGTGGTGGCCAGCCAATGGGACAGCAGCGATGGCAATCATTTGAAAAATACAGTCTACAAATATGATAGTACCGCTAATGCATGGTCTACTTTCGGAGGAAATTTTGTATCAGATGGCCAGGCAACTTATAATGATCTGGCAGTTGATAATCTCAACAATTATCTGGTTCTTACATATACTCAAGGCAACACTCAAGTAAAAAGGATTTCTTTAGCATCCATACTTTCTGTTCAGGATATTAAAAAAGACAATTTTGAGGTCTACCCTAATCCAACCAATGGCATCATCAAAATAAAAGGTGATGCAAAAATAAAATCGGTAGAAATTACAAATACTGCCGGGCAATTTTTAGGCAATCTTCCTGAAGCTCAACAAATTGATTTAACTCCTTTTACAAAAGGAGTCTATTACATAAAAATTAATTTAGAAAAGGGAAAACCAATCGTTAAAAAAATAATCAAAAAGTAA
- a CDS encoding MarR family winged helix-turn-helix transcriptional regulator: MNYNLAKDVIQLLEQFDSENKKTQYTSDIEGFKTWVQHHQNKKTPTQKNILWEGKENGRSPESVISTLLVHMNRYAKTYSKSAIASSEFSTQEEFIYLINLKSFGEMSKTELIKKNIQDKPVGNLIITRLIKNEWVKQTDSKTDKRTKIIAITQKGLDALEKQMTNIRNATKIVCGNLTEDEKYELIELLNKLDHFHNPIFGRNIESANLIDTVFREHSFNDN, encoded by the coding sequence ATGAATTATAATTTAGCAAAAGACGTAATTCAATTGCTTGAACAATTTGATTCTGAAAACAAAAAAACACAATACACCTCTGATATTGAAGGGTTTAAAACTTGGGTTCAGCATCATCAAAATAAGAAAACCCCTACTCAAAAAAACATTTTGTGGGAAGGCAAAGAAAACGGAAGAAGCCCGGAAAGTGTAATTAGTACCCTGTTGGTTCATATGAACCGTTATGCGAAAACATATTCAAAATCGGCTATTGCTAGTTCAGAATTTTCGACTCAGGAAGAATTTATTTACTTAATTAATCTGAAGTCTTTTGGCGAAATGTCAAAAACCGAATTGATTAAAAAAAATATTCAGGATAAACCTGTCGGAAATCTCATCATTACTCGTCTTATCAAAAATGAATGGGTGAAACAAACCGATTCTAAAACCGATAAAAGAACAAAAATTATCGCAATTACTCAAAAAGGACTCGATGCATTAGAAAAACAAATGACAAACATCCGAAATGCCACTAAAATCGTATGTGGTAATCTTACTGAGGACGAAAAATATGAGTTAATTGAACTATTAAATAAGCTTGACCATTTCCATAATCCCATTTTTGGAAGAAATATTGAGAGTGCAAATTTAATAGACACGGTCTTTAGAGAACATTCATTTAATGATAATTAA
- a CDS encoding phytoene desaturase family protein, which yields MTKKIAVIGSGFSGLSAASYAAKAGHEVHVFEKNNSLGGRARQFTTDNGYVFDMGPSWYWMPDIIEDFFNDFWKTSSDYYELVSLNPQFEMVFSDGIMAVPENYSEMRDLFENIEKGAAKKLDEFMEDAQYKYEVGMKDFVTKPCHSWFEFVSPTIAKSALKLDLLSNFHRFVRKYFSHPKLIMLMEFPVIFLGAAPKDIPALYSLMNYGGYKLGTWYPMGGFYKVIEAMSEIAKDQGVQIHLNSNVDEIKIKDAQAKSIIVNGNEIEFDTIIASSDYHHTEENLIQKEYKNYSENYWKKKTFAPSCLIYYLGFKEKISNLKHHTLFFENDLDLHTSEIYEDKKWPTKPLFYACCPSKTDKNVAPENCENVFLLMPIATGIEDNEETREKYFLEMIQRLEKHTKSSDLLSKIDYKKSYCINDFKKDYNAYEGNAYGLANTLNQTAVLKPSLRNKKVNNLFYTGQLTVPGPGVPPSIISGKIAANEATK from the coding sequence ATGACTAAAAAAATAGCGGTTATCGGCTCTGGATTTTCAGGATTATCTGCAGCATCTTATGCTGCGAAAGCAGGTCATGAAGTTCATGTTTTTGAGAAGAACAACAGCCTTGGCGGAAGAGCCAGACAGTTTACCACCGATAATGGTTATGTTTTTGATATGGGCCCAAGTTGGTATTGGATGCCCGATATTATTGAAGATTTTTTTAATGATTTTTGGAAAACTTCTTCAGACTATTATGAATTAGTATCCTTAAACCCTCAATTTGAAATGGTTTTTTCAGACGGAATTATGGCTGTTCCGGAAAATTATTCAGAAATGAGAGATCTTTTTGAAAATATTGAAAAAGGAGCGGCAAAAAAACTTGACGAATTCATGGAAGACGCACAGTATAAATATGAAGTAGGCATGAAAGATTTTGTTACAAAACCTTGTCATTCATGGTTTGAATTTGTGTCTCCCACAATTGCAAAAAGTGCTTTAAAGCTTGATTTATTATCAAATTTCCATCGTTTTGTAAGAAAGTATTTTTCGCATCCAAAATTGATCATGTTGATGGAATTTCCGGTTATTTTTCTCGGAGCGGCACCAAAAGACATTCCGGCTTTATACAGTCTGATGAATTATGGCGGTTACAAATTAGGAACCTGGTATCCGATGGGAGGTTTTTATAAAGTGATTGAAGCCATGTCTGAAATTGCCAAAGACCAAGGTGTTCAAATTCATCTCAATTCAAATGTTGATGAAATTAAAATTAAAGATGCACAAGCAAAATCAATTATTGTTAACGGAAATGAAATAGAATTTGACACCATTATTGCTTCATCCGATTATCATCACACCGAGGAAAATTTAATTCAGAAAGAATATAAAAATTACAGCGAAAATTATTGGAAAAAGAAAACTTTTGCGCCTTCTTGCTTGATTTATTATTTAGGATTTAAAGAAAAAATTTCAAATTTAAAACACCATACTCTGTTTTTTGAAAACGATTTAGATTTGCACACTTCCGAAATTTACGAAGATAAAAAATGGCCAACAAAGCCTTTATTTTATGCGTGTTGCCCATCTAAAACAGATAAAAATGTAGCTCCTGAAAACTGTGAAAATGTATTTCTTTTAATGCCCATCGCAACAGGAATTGAAGACAATGAAGAAACACGGGAAAAGTACTTTCTCGAAATGATACAAAGACTTGAAAAACATACCAAATCATCAGATCTTTTATCAAAAATCGACTATAAAAAAAGCTATTGCATTAATGATTTCAAAAAAGATTACAATGCTTATGAGGGAAATGCTTATGGTTTAGCCAACACGCTGAATCAGACCGCAGTTTTAAAACCTTCACTGAGAAATAAAAAGGTAAATAATCTTTTTTACACAGGTCAGCTCACCGTTCCAGGACCGGGAGTTCCGCCTTCGATTATTTCAGGAAAAATAGCCGCAAACGAAGCCACTAAATAA
- a CDS encoding phytoene/squalene synthase family protein: MKKLFDELSYKISKQTTQQYSTSFSLGILALSPKIRNSIYAIYGYVRLADEIVDSFHGFDRTTLLARFREQTNQALAEKISLNPILQAFQETIHQYEIDVQLITQFLNSMEMDLQKIDYNSELYKEYILGSAEVVGLMCLHIFVDGNKKKYNQLKPSAMKLGSAFQKVNFLRDMKDDYQILGRTYFPNVDISYFDNVVKAQIEQEINTEFKEALEGIKKLPNSSRFGVYLAYRYYISLFRKIKKTSANKIINQRIRISNGRKFSLMMSSYLQYKMSFL; this comes from the coding sequence ATGAAAAAACTTTTTGATGAGCTTTCTTATAAGATAAGCAAGCAGACCACACAACAATACAGCACGAGTTTTTCTTTGGGAATTTTGGCACTTTCTCCTAAAATAAGAAATTCTATTTACGCCATCTACGGATATGTAAGGCTGGCAGATGAAATTGTCGACAGCTTTCATGGTTTTGACCGTACTACTCTTTTGGCTAGATTTCGTGAGCAGACCAATCAGGCATTAGCCGAAAAAATTTCTTTAAATCCTATTTTACAGGCATTTCAAGAAACTATTCATCAATACGAAATTGACGTTCAATTGATTACTCAATTTCTTAACAGTATGGAAATGGATTTACAAAAAATCGACTATAATTCTGAGCTTTATAAAGAGTATATTCTCGGCTCTGCCGAAGTTGTAGGCTTAATGTGTCTTCATATTTTCGTTGATGGAAATAAAAAAAAATATAATCAACTGAAACCTTCAGCAATGAAATTAGGCTCGGCTTTTCAGAAAGTGAATTTTCTTCGTGATATGAAAGATGATTATCAGATTTTGGGACGCACTTATTTTCCAAATGTCGATATTTCTTACTTTGATAATGTGGTGAAAGCGCAGATTGAACAAGAAATTAACACAGAATTTAAAGAAGCCTTAGAAGGAATAAAAAAACTTCCAAATTCGTCAAGATTTGGAGTTTACTTAGCCTACCGATATTACATTTCGCTTTTCAGAAAAATAAAAAAAACTTCAGCCAATAAAATTATCAACCAAAGAATCAGAATATCAAATGGAAGGAAATTTTCTTTGATGATGAGCAGTTATTTACAATACAAAATGTCTTTTCTATAA
- a CDS encoding SRPBCC family protein, with protein sequence MIHQLLRQQQLNCDIKAAWKFFSSANNLSEITPQDMNFVVRTQLSNDEIYEGMLINYYVSPLLGIKLNWQTEITEVNFQKSFTDFQKKGPFKLWNHFHEFILNDKGVLMIDTISYELPLGFLGEIAHSAMVKKRLEHIFDYRFKILEETFNKN encoded by the coding sequence ATGATACATCAACTTTTACGTCAACAACAACTTAACTGCGATATAAAAGCTGCCTGGAAATTTTTTTCCTCAGCAAATAATCTTTCAGAAATCACTCCTCAAGACATGAACTTTGTGGTGAGAACACAGCTTTCTAATGATGAGATTTATGAAGGAATGTTGATTAATTATTATGTTTCACCCCTTTTAGGAATTAAACTAAACTGGCAAACCGAAATTACTGAAGTTAACTTTCAGAAGAGTTTCACAGACTTTCAGAAAAAAGGCCCCTTTAAACTATGGAATCATTTTCATGAATTTATTTTAAACGATAAGGGCGTTTTGATGATAGATACTATAAGTTACGAATTACCTTTAGGATTTTTAGGAGAAATTGCACATAGCGCAATGGTAAAGAAAAGACTAGAACATATTTTCGATTACCGATTTAAGATTTTAGAAGAAACTTTTAATAAAAATTGA
- a CDS encoding sterol desaturase family protein produces MNFLIVATTFFVMEGMTWLIHKYIMHGFLWTLHRDHHDHSNEGHMERNDYFFAIFAIPTIALMYYGTINDLNIYFYIAIGITLYGMAYFFVHDIFIHRRFKILKNTKNPYLLAIRRGHKQHHKHTEKENGECFGFLWVPVKYFKMFFNKNKA; encoded by the coding sequence ATGAATTTTTTAATTGTTGCGACTACATTTTTTGTGATGGAAGGAATGACGTGGTTGATTCATAAATACATCATGCACGGTTTTCTTTGGACTCTTCACCGAGATCATCACGATCACAGTAATGAGGGGCATATGGAAAGAAATGATTATTTTTTTGCCATTTTTGCTATCCCTACCATTGCATTAATGTATTATGGAACAATTAACGATTTGAATATCTATTTTTACATTGCGATAGGCATCACTTTGTACGGAATGGCTTATTTTTTTGTTCACGATATCTTTATTCATCGGCGTTTCAAGATTTTAAAGAACACCAAAAACCCTTATTTATTAGCCATTCGAAGAGGTCACAAACAGCATCACAAACATACAGAAAAAGAAAACGGCGAGTGCTTCGGTTTTCTATGGGTTCCTGTAAAGTATTTTAAAATGTTTTTTAATAAAAATAAAGCATAA
- a CDS encoding lycopene cyclase domain-containing protein produces MWQYTYLAINFFTIIICFIFSFHHKIKFHRHFKAFLLSSAIVAVFFIAWDVWFTKNGVWWFNDKYLIGKRLFGLPIEELLFFICIPFSCVFTYFCLDKFFKLDWKPSVEKGFVIISIIACLILAILFKEKIYSLVTFLTTATTLILLYFILKVKWIGKAFFIYLILMPGFLAVNGILTGTGLDSPIVNYNPKDFIGFRILTIPIEDTVYGYEMILWNLFFFYKFKKNEQD; encoded by the coding sequence ATGTGGCAGTATACGTATTTAGCGATTAACTTTTTTACCATTATCATCTGTTTTATATTTTCTTTTCACCACAAGATTAAATTTCACAGACATTTTAAGGCATTTTTGTTGTCTTCAGCTATTGTTGCTGTGTTTTTTATTGCTTGGGACGTTTGGTTTACCAAAAATGGAGTTTGGTGGTTTAATGATAAATATTTGATTGGAAAAAGGCTTTTCGGACTTCCGATTGAGGAATTGTTATTTTTTATATGCATTCCTTTTTCCTGTGTATTTACTTATTTCTGTTTAGATAAATTCTTTAAATTAGATTGGAAACCTTCTGTGGAAAAGGGTTTTGTGATTATTTCAATTATAGCTTGTCTTATTTTGGCAATACTATTTAAAGAAAAGATTTACTCTTTGGTTACTTTTCTTACAACGGCAACTACTTTAATTCTACTCTATTTTATTCTAAAAGTAAAATGGATTGGTAAAGCATTCTTTATTTATTTGATTTTGATGCCCGGATTTTTAGCCGTCAACGGAATTCTTACAGGAACCGGCCTCGATTCTCCGATTGTGAATTACAACCCGAAAGATTTTATAGGTTTCAGAATTTTAACAATTCCGATTGAAGATACAGTTTATGGTTACGAAATGATTCTCTGGAATCTATTCTTCTTTTATAAATTTAAAAAAAATGAGCAAGATTAA
- a CDS encoding cryptochrome/photolyase family protein, producing MSKINIFWFRRDLRLHDNTGLNAALKSNQKILPIFIFDTEILNQFENKYDRRVDYIHQALETIQEELKKHYSGIKTYYGKPSEIFKQLIKEFDIETVFCNRDYEPQARKRDKEIYDFLQKNNTEFRGFKDQVIFEKNEIVKNDGLPYTVFTPFSKKWKEKFHQTEIHSSQTHFENFHSFKAKNIHSLKDIGFEKTDIVFEEPALDKKIIESYDKNRDFPALDQTTRLGIALRFGTISVRNCVKYASEHNETWLNELIWREFFMQILYHFPKVVTQSFKEKYENIEWRNNEEEFQLWCEGKTGYPIVDAGMRQLNETGFMHNRVRMIVASFLTKHLLIDWRWGEAYFAKKLLDYELSANNGNWQWAAGCGCDAAPYFRIFNPSEQTKKFDKDLKYITQWNPEKNAVKTPIVEHTFARNRALETYKKAMKE from the coding sequence ATGAGCAAGATTAATATATTCTGGTTTCGCAGAGATTTAAGACTTCATGATAATACTGGATTGAATGCAGCTTTAAAATCAAACCAGAAAATACTTCCTATTTTTATATTTGATACCGAAATTTTAAATCAGTTTGAAAATAAATATGACCGACGCGTTGATTACATTCATCAGGCTTTAGAAACAATTCAGGAAGAATTAAAAAAGCATTATTCAGGAATTAAGACGTATTACGGAAAACCTTCTGAAATCTTCAAACAACTTATCAAAGAATTTGATATTGAAACTGTTTTCTGCAACCGTGATTACGAACCACAAGCGAGAAAAAGAGACAAAGAAATCTATGACTTTTTACAAAAAAATAATACCGAATTTAGAGGCTTTAAAGACCAGGTTATCTTTGAAAAGAATGAAATTGTAAAAAACGACGGTTTGCCTTACACGGTTTTTACTCCTTTTTCAAAAAAATGGAAAGAAAAATTTCATCAAACTGAAATTCATTCTTCTCAAACACATTTTGAGAATTTTCATTCATTTAAGGCTAAAAATATTCACAGTTTAAAAGATATTGGTTTTGAAAAAACAGATATCGTTTTCGAAGAACCTGCCTTAGATAAAAAAATAATAGAATCTTACGACAAAAACAGAGATTTTCCGGCTTTAGATCAAACGACACGATTGGGGATTGCATTGCGTTTTGGAACAATTTCAGTCAGAAATTGTGTAAAATATGCTTCTGAACATAATGAAACATGGCTGAATGAGTTAATTTGGAGAGAGTTTTTCATGCAGATTCTGTATCATTTTCCAAAAGTTGTTACCCAATCTTTTAAAGAAAAATACGAAAATATTGAGTGGCGAAATAATGAAGAAGAATTTCAACTTTGGTGCGAAGGAAAAACCGGTTATCCAATTGTAGATGCAGGAATGAGGCAACTTAATGAGACCGGATTTATGCATAATCGAGTAAGAATGATTGTTGCCAGTTTTCTTACGAAACATCTTTTGATTGATTGGAGATGGGGCGAAGCATATTTTGCTAAAAAACTTTTAGATTATGAACTATCCGCCAACAATGGAAACTGGCAATGGGCTGCAGGTTGCGGTTGCGACGCAGCTCCTTATTTCAGGATTTTTAATCCCAGCGAACAAACCAAAAAGTTTGATAAAGATTTAAAATATATTACTCAATGGAATCCTGAAAAAAACGCAGTAAAAACACCAATCGTTGAGCATACTTTTGCGAGAAACAGAGCTTTGGAGACTTATAAAAAAGCAATGAAAGAATAA
- a CDS encoding DUF421 domain-containing protein, whose amino-acid sequence MLLVTFLNFNWKELFLGTEDWGFLMEIVLRTIIMFLTIIVSLRVLGKRGVKQLSIFELVVIIGLGSAAGDPMFYKEVGIASSIIVFVVIIILYSTITFLIGRFKKLENLFEGKAICLIEHGVFAIENFKKENLGSDEFFAELRVKGISHLGQIEFAIEEVSGEISVFFNEDEKVKYGLPIMLNSLDNPIQNILVSGHFSCTFCGFTEKKEEGNAGKCKNCDKKNWVEASNKIRVT is encoded by the coding sequence ATGCTTTTAGTCACATTTTTAAACTTCAACTGGAAAGAATTATTTTTAGGAACTGAAGACTGGGGATTTCTTATGGAAATTGTACTTCGCACAATTATTATGTTTCTCACCATCATTGTAAGTCTTCGTGTCTTAGGGAAAAGAGGGGTGAAGCAGCTTTCAATCTTCGAACTGGTTGTAATTATCGGATTGGGTTCTGCAGCTGGAGATCCTATGTTTTATAAAGAAGTAGGAATTGCCTCTTCGATTATTGTTTTTGTAGTCATCATCATTCTTTATTCAACCATAACTTTTCTGATTGGCAGATTTAAGAAACTTGAAAACCTATTTGAAGGAAAAGCAATTTGTTTAATTGAACATGGAGTTTTTGCGATTGAAAATTTTAAGAAAGAAAACTTAGGAAGTGATGAGTTTTTTGCGGAATTAAGAGTGAAAGGAATTTCACATTTAGGGCAGATTGAATTTGCGATTGAAGAAGTTTCAGGAGAAATAAGCGTCTTTTTTAATGAAGATGAAAAAGTGAAATATGGTCTCCCTATTATGCTGAATTCTTTAGATAACCCTATTCAAAACATTCTTGTTTCAGGACATTTTTCTTGTACATTTTGTGGTTTTACAGAAAAAAAAGAGGAAGGAAATGCCGGAAAATGTAAAAATTGTGATAAAAAGAATTGGGTAGAAGCCAGCAACAAAATAAGAGTAACATAA